Proteins co-encoded in one Leptospira hartskeerlii genomic window:
- a CDS encoding Ppx/GppA phosphatase family protein has product MVRENTLAAIDLGTNSFHMIIVRVRENGTFEAIAREKENVRLGSGLEEGGEIDPPAFRRAIECLKRFKMLADNSKAEIRAVATSAMREASNRAEFQAAALKEAGIKIDVISGYEEARLIYFGVLQGLPVFDKKVLLVDIGGGSTEVLVGYRGDILFSKSFKLGAIRLTEKFLKSETLDSSQIRKCKLYVEEIILPFRKIIRDLKPEMIIGSSGTVQATAGIIRAFEGEETEERPLNHYTFQSSEFKKARNMILEADTSKKRSKVPGFDSKRSDIIVGGMLILDELFQLLDLPDMTVSEFALREGIIYDTIRKWEHFQDLEHSKHLDDIRQKSILNLLVSYTRDQEYARHVSKLALDIFDQLQSVHRLGKEEREYLEASSLLHEVGLFISHSAYHKHSYYLIRNSEAMLGFTWGEIEIIALTARYHRKSSPKSKHREFQRVGPREQETVEKLSAILRIASACNRNRQGLIETVKCQIRKNQAIFTLVTNQSYDKSLELWACEEQADAFESAYGMVPLFQ; this is encoded by the coding sequence ATGGTCCGGGAAAACACCCTAGCTGCCATCGATCTAGGCACAAACTCCTTTCACATGATCATCGTCCGGGTCCGAGAAAACGGGACCTTTGAAGCAATCGCCAGAGAGAAGGAGAACGTACGTCTCGGAAGCGGTTTGGAAGAAGGAGGAGAGATCGATCCTCCCGCATTTAGGCGCGCAATCGAGTGTTTAAAGCGTTTTAAGATGCTTGCAGATAACTCAAAGGCAGAGATCAGAGCGGTCGCTACATCTGCAATGAGAGAAGCTTCCAATCGAGCCGAATTCCAGGCGGCCGCATTAAAGGAAGCAGGTATCAAAATTGATGTGATCAGCGGATATGAAGAAGCCCGACTCATCTATTTCGGGGTTCTGCAAGGACTTCCTGTATTTGATAAAAAGGTTCTGCTTGTGGATATAGGCGGAGGAAGCACGGAAGTTTTAGTGGGCTATAGAGGGGACATTCTATTCTCCAAAAGTTTCAAATTGGGAGCGATCCGACTCACCGAAAAATTTCTGAAATCCGAAACCTTAGATTCTTCACAGATACGAAAATGTAAATTGTACGTGGAAGAGATCATTCTTCCTTTCCGAAAGATCATCCGAGATCTAAAACCGGAAATGATCATCGGTTCATCCGGAACAGTCCAGGCAACCGCCGGTATCATCCGTGCCTTTGAGGGAGAAGAAACTGAAGAAAGGCCACTCAACCATTACACATTCCAGTCTTCCGAATTTAAAAAAGCAAGGAATATGATCTTAGAAGCGGACACTTCTAAAAAGAGAAGTAAGGTCCCGGGCTTCGATTCCAAACGTTCCGATATCATCGTAGGAGGAATGCTCATCTTAGATGAATTATTCCAATTATTGGACCTCCCGGATATGACAGTTTCAGAGTTTGCACTAAGAGAAGGGATTATCTACGATACCATCCGAAAATGGGAGCACTTCCAGGACTTGGAACATTCCAAACATCTGGATGATATCCGCCAAAAGTCGATCTTGAATCTTTTAGTTTCTTATACAAGGGACCAAGAATACGCCCGCCATGTTTCCAAACTTGCGTTGGATATTTTCGATCAACTGCAGTCAGTACATCGGTTAGGAAAAGAAGAAAGAGAATATTTGGAAGCTTCTTCTTTACTCCATGAAGTAGGGCTATTCATTTCACATTCTGCCTATCATAAACATAGTTATTATCTGATCCGAAACTCGGAAGCAATGCTTGGTTTTACTTGGGGAGAAATAGAGATCATCGCACTCACCGCGAGATACCATCGTAAAAGTTCTCCTAAATCCAAACATAGAGAGTTCCAAAGAGTCGGTCCGAGAGAACAGGAAACTGTCGAAAAACTTTCCGCGATTTTAAGAATTGCGAGTGCATGCAATCGAAACAGACAAGGATTGATCGAGACAGTCAAATGTCAGATCCGAAAAAATCAGGCAATCTTCACCTTGGTTACAAACCAGAGCTACGATAAAAGCCTGGAACTTTGGGCTTGTGAAGAACAAGCAGATGCATTCGAATCCGCTTATGGAATGGTGCCTTTATTTCAGTGA
- a CDS encoding rod shape-determining protein, which produces MIFDKLYGLFSNDMGIDLGTANTLVHVKGQGIVLSEPSVVAVHAATGKVLAVGQEAKRMLGRTPGEIVAIRPMKDGVIADFETVEKMIRYFIAKVHNRTTFVKPRIVIGVPSGITEVERRAVRESAEQAGAREIFLIDEALAAAIGANIPINEPAGNMIVDIGGGTTEIAVISLGGMVIAESIRTGGDEFDDAIIKYLRNQYNLVVGERTAEDIKLTIGNAYPEKKTETMEVKGRDAISGLPRTLELESNEIRKALKEPTDEILDGIKRVLERTPPELASDIVERGIVLTGGGCLLRGLETYLSKETGVPVFRAENPLTCVVLGTGKFLDEVKYLKPGIR; this is translated from the coding sequence ATGATATTCGATAAGCTATACGGATTATTTTCCAACGATATGGGAATCGACCTCGGAACCGCAAACACTCTCGTCCATGTAAAAGGGCAAGGTATCGTTCTTTCCGAGCCTTCCGTAGTAGCGGTCCACGCAGCTACGGGCAAAGTGCTTGCAGTAGGCCAGGAAGCTAAGAGAATGTTGGGACGTACTCCTGGCGAGATCGTAGCTATCCGTCCTATGAAAGACGGGGTGATCGCAGACTTCGAAACTGTCGAAAAAATGATCCGCTACTTCATTGCAAAAGTCCATAACAGAACTACTTTCGTAAAACCTAGGATCGTGATCGGAGTTCCTTCCGGGATCACCGAGGTGGAAAGACGTGCGGTCCGTGAATCTGCGGAACAAGCAGGTGCTCGTGAGATCTTCTTGATCGACGAAGCATTGGCTGCCGCGATCGGTGCAAATATTCCGATCAACGAACCTGCTGGTAATATGATCGTGGATATCGGTGGTGGAACTACCGAGATCGCTGTGATCTCTCTTGGCGGTATGGTTATCGCCGAGTCAATCAGAACCGGTGGTGACGAGTTCGACGATGCAATCATCAAATATTTAAGAAACCAATACAATCTGGTTGTTGGGGAAAGAACTGCAGAAGATATCAAGCTGACTATCGGTAACGCTTACCCTGAAAAGAAAACCGAGACCATGGAAGTAAAAGGTAGAGATGCAATTTCCGGATTACCTCGTACTCTTGAATTAGAATCGAATGAGATCCGTAAGGCTCTTAAAGAACCAACCGACGAAATTTTAGACGGGATCAAAAGAGTTTTGGAAAGAACTCCTCCTGAACTTGCTTCGGATATCGTAGAAAGAGGGATCGTTCTTACTGGTGGAGGATGTCTTCTTCGCGGATTAGAAACCTATCTTTCTAAAGAAACCGGTGTGCCTGTGTTTAGAGCGGAAAACCCTCTGACTTGTGTGGTGCTTGGAACCGGAAAATTCTTAGACGAAGTTAAGTATCTGAAACCAGGGATCCGTTAA